The Chanos chanos chromosome 3, fChaCha1.1, whole genome shotgun sequence genome segment AGAAAAAGCAGTAAGATGCAATGTGAGACATGTCACTATTTTAACAAAATTGAAACTATACCTCAGTCAcatgttcgtttttttttttttcctattcatTTATAATGTAAGACCTATAAAAGGCATCAATTTATAAGCAAAAAGTTCCAGAAAGCTCACTCACTTTTAACCACATTTTACAAGAAATAATCATCCAGGGTTTGATTTAATTCCTCATGTATATCTGACCTGACTTATCCTTTAATGtccaaaacaaaatgcttcAAATGTTTTACTGTGCTTTTACTGAAAGTGTTTTAACCTTCTGCATAATCTGCTGGTTTGGCAATGCTACTGAGGCACAGAAAAAGACTGTCAGAAAAACGGTAACCACAGCCAGTAAACTTTTAAGGATTACATCACCAAGTATGAAATgcatacagagacagaatgatgaaTAAGGCTAACAACACTGAGGGTGACAAGAGTTCATCATTATGAACTCAGCAATCAGGGGCTGAATCATGGGTGTTATGCCCATGTTTTATTCACCTGCCCAGTTTCTGGCCCTCTCCAGTGAAGGCCCTAAAAGCAGCCTTGGGTTTGGAGAAGTCCTCATCTCTGTGGTCTTCCATGTCCAGGTTGACTTGTCCACCCCGAGAACGTTGTCTCAACTCCAGTGGTATCTCCCTGAAGGACAGTGTTAGCAAGCATTACTCACCTACACTTATTATACACAAATCATACACAGCAAACATGGAAAATGCTCCAAAGCATGAATAATGAAGGCTGAATTTAGTATAGAGCGCAATTAATTAAAGTCTCTGCCAACAGTTGTCTCTGAACACCAAACCTAAAAACTAGCAATCAGGCATGGAGTCATAAACCACGCTTTCATGGCTGAGTACAGACTCACCCCCTACGGATGGACTCCAGGAAACTAGCATTCCCAGGATCGCTGTAGTTCCTGAGGTCACCATCATCAAGGCTGAATCCAGTCTTCCAGAGTTTCAGTACCACATGGACCTGCAGACATAACCACATCTTAATGCTTCATACAAACCTTCTGATAAAACTCTACCCAGACAACCATAAAGAAGAAGACTGTCGCAGATGACCAGACTCACATCCTGTGAGCCTCTGGAAGGTCTCCTCTCTCCAGCTACATAAGCAGACTCCTCCTCAGGTGCAGCACCCAACCGATAGCCACCCCCTACAAATGGCTGGAGAGAAGAAGGGAACAAGAGGGGTAAAGTCAGAGGGGTGAGACAGAGGGTGTGTTGAAAAGAGGCAAAAATATGACATATCAGGATGGGTAAAATTCACAATACATGATTACATTTAACAAGTGAAAATTCATATCTCCTTGTGTGAAAACAGCAATCCGTGTagacaatttaaaaaagtcaCAGGATTCAAAAAGACAGAGCGTGTATTTGCAGCACTTACTATATTTGTATATCTTCTGAATTTGTACGATGTATTTGTTGGCAAAAATGAGATAAATTTGCAAACTGTGCTTTCTTTATTTGCTAATGACTTCTATGTAACATGCAACATGTTGAATTTACATGTGAAGACTAGTATACTTGCAAATTGTGCTGCATTTGTTTGATAATCATGTtctgcatttaaaaatgtattttgtttgctCATGAATCAGAAAACATTGGTAAAACAGGCTGCAGTTGTTTAAGTTGTAACATGAATTTGGCATCAAGAGACAGTGTACAGTATAATCAGTCTTCACTCAAACCTTGGCCCTGCTTGACTCTCCAGGTTTGCCAGCTTTGTCCACAGGGACTGCCCCATGCTCCTTTGCCCCTTTAAACAAATCCTCTATTACTTCATTTGAGCTCTTCTTCTTAGGAGGGCCTACAATCTGCTGTCCACTACGCTCTGAGCCCCCCGCAAAGAACCTAGAGAAAAGGAATAAGAGACACAATGTCAGAGAAAGAACCTAGAGAAAAGGAATAAGagacacagtgtcagagaaagtgaccttttctcagaaaaaaaaagcatctgtgtttgtggctgCTATACAAAATAACCTTGAGAGCAGCTGTGGTATGGTACTAATGATGGGAGCACTTTCTAACGATGAGAGATCTCTCAAAAGATCTCTCAAATCTCTGCCCAACATAATGTGGTGACATAGCAGACCGAGGACTTAATATAAAGCCAGACCAAACTGAACACTCACGGTATAAGATGATCTGCTGTAATGAAGTGTTTATGGGGAACATTGATCTAACTGGtaattacaaacaaacatgagtAAACAACTGGTGGACAAAAAATAGGGTGCTTGTATCTTCATAATTACTGTTACAATACTTTCAGTGCTATAATACCCATTAGATTATCATCCACTCCAAGTCCAAACAAATACAAGCACATGCCATGCTGGACATGACAGactacacagagaacagagtaacagtaacaaacacacagcactaaaaacTTCACAGGTTAGTCCTATGTGCATGACCAGACACTGACCTTTGTCCTtcctcttcatcactctcttcttcctcctcatgcATCAGATCTCTAAATGAAGTCACCCTGTGCTCACTTTAtcagtaagggaaaaaaaatacttcaaatgGCTTTACCAGTATTATCATCAGCTATTACTTTGAGCTCCTGAAAGGAGAACAAGACTCAAAGTAAGACATAATACATGATCAGTCCTGTAGCTATACAAAACATTCGATTTTTTTCTAAAGCCAAAACTAATCAAGAAAATACGCAAAAGGATTAACGTTAAATGGGATTACAGATACAGTTTGAACTGATGCTGACAAGTTTTTACCTTGGGCCTGACGACCGAGAGACTGGGCCCGTTTCTGGCTGAGGAAGAGTTACGATGTCGTCCTCCGCTCCATCTTCAAAGAAACTAGCAAGCGCAAGCTTGAAAAGGAACGCAGACAATCAAGAGATGCGTTCCCGTGTAAAACTGACATCAGCAATGGGTACAGGGTCGGTCATGTATGCCGGCTCATAACACaaaaaaccacagaaaacagaaagcaaaagtCCTGCCGACCTCTGGGTGGCTGATCGTCTACAAGAGACTCATGACTGTgatgaaatattttaacagtGCATTTTTGTGAACCATAACGATGATCCAAAAGTATCCAATCACCAAAAACACGTATCAGCAGTTAAAATGTATCGATTTCATTAATTGCACGGAATCAGTTTTGGTGTTCTAGCTTGCTAACGCGAATTTCGTTATATAGCTAGCTTACCGAACTCAAAGCTGGCTAGTTATCACGAAGTAATAATTTCTAATGtttaacacatgaacacaacTTTTTAAGATGTGCAGTGCGTCTCTGGCACACTTCGGCTATCCGACCACAACAGTCTGACGATGTGTTGGGTTTTATCCATTACTGTCAAATGGTTTGGAAAGGATGCTGCACCCGTTATTATGAAAAAGAGTGACTTGCACAATTCGCTAGCCGGCTAAAATAGCTAGCTCGGCTAACTAGATCTCTACCAGTAGACCAGAACCTGGTGGATGGCTTCATGTCTTTACTGTGATTCTTAGTTCGCAATAATACTTAAAGCGTCTGTATTATACTTGGTTTAGCCCACCTGTAAATCCCAGCCAGCCGATTCAAGGAAAAAACGGGCCCTCTCCTCATCAACATCTGTAACTGCAACGAACTCCCTCACCGACTCGTCGTGGTCCGCCATTTTGAAATGTCAATCTTGAGAAATGTCCGACTGCTATAGAAGAAACAACTGAACACATGTTTAGTTCCTACTTAGTTATGAAGAGGTAATACGAATGAACAGAAACATTAATGGGTTGCCAAATCATGAAAACTTCTCTCAGTTGCAAAGAGAAATGCAGTAGGATTAGTTTGTCATGAGTTTGGTGCTTGTCTTGTATTTATGATGTTTATAAGGTATAACAACACTATGGAAACGGTACAAAGATGTTCATGAGCAAATAATGTTCAAATAAGCAATcagaacattttattttttgtcacatTCCAGTTATGAACTACGAAaaaagcgcacacacatacaacataaaCTGCAATACCTTGGtcctttgctgtgtgtgtgtgtgtgtgagagagagagagagagagagagagagagagagagagaccactaGATGGCAAAATAAGTTAATAAATTCGTACTATGGACTGTCTCACACATAGTCAGGAGGTGCTTGGCCAACGCATTTGTACTAATTACTCAGCTTTTTTTAATCTACATGATATCAAAATTGTTCAGTCAGTTTTTGCAAATGTAAACCACAACAAAAGTACAAATGTAAATAACATGGTTAAATTTCTCGAGATTATCAAATCTTGCACACAGTCACATTGTATTGTTAGTTGACAATAAATATTcaatctgtatatgtatatgcgaTACACCTTTTATATAGTTTAcgtataaacacacatatgtgtttgtgtgtgtgtttacgtgtgcatgtgcatatgtgagtgtgtgtgtgtttgtttgtgtgtgtgtgtgtgtgtgtgtgtgtgtgtgcgcacatgtacgtgtgcgtgagtgtgcttCCTCAGCGTTTCGTGTTTTAAAGGATCACATACCAATCAGTATTCAAAAGAGTACATCGACAGAACCAAAATACTGTTGcttggaaaatggaaaaaaaaaaattaacagaagaagaaaaaaaatcttctcatCTGTTCCACAAGCCGAAAAACAACAACGCCTGCTACAGATATGAAGAATGGTATTCTtgaaagacaagacaagaacCAGGAAatcattttccattaaaattctttttcaaaGGAATACTTTTTCCCACTTCTTCTCACTGATGCCTTCAACCATGCCCAATAtctttgaagaagaaaatgaagagagtgCACATGAATGATTCTTGATGAAAAGCTCACATGTGTATCATACAATTCTGTGATACTATTCATTCCTAGAGCCAGAACCAACAGTAAGTGAGGTGATTAAATTGGAAGCATTTTAATTGTTTCTGGAGGGAAATAGAACATGTGATTTTTTACATGCATTTGTAGTTGTTTGATCTTCAAAGATAATGAGGAGCTGGCAAAAGAACAGAaatttttagagagagagtttagagaGTTTTACCATCGTCATTTACCTCTGAGGTCTGCTATTACACAtgagcacaccacacacacaaacacagacatgtgcacatacacacacacacacacgcacacacacacacacagacatgtgcacatacacacacacacacacgcacacacacacacacacacacacacacacacacacacacacacacacacacacatacagtatatacatacagagaAGAGGCTGCTTTGCAGAAGTATGTCAAGCTTTCCCCACCTTACTTGTCCTTAGGGCCTTTACAGTGAGGTAACAATGTTCACAAACTGTGcaagaaagggagacagagcgagagagcaaaTGAAGCGGGGGAtggatgaaaaaagagaaggagcagagaCTGTGCAATGATCGTATGTTAATACATACACTGTCTCTACGTTGTGAATTAAtgtacagaacagaaaaaggccaccatgataatgatgatgtttgatttaatttaagACTCATTTCAATCCTTCCTCTGGGGATACACTCCAAGCACCAGATGAAAAGTCACTCAGAAGAGATTTTGAGGTGTAGACAAAACGAATGTGGTAAGAGAAAGTGCATGAGGAGGTCTCCCAACTACTCTGACTTGATAAAAGAGTTTATCCACTCAGCTGAAGTGAGGGACTAGATCTGTATTTGGCTGTGAAACAAAGGGCTAGGTTAACTGCAGGCTTAGCTAGCTGATAAGAGGGCATCTGTCCATTCCTAAAACAATATGCAGGGTCAATAAACCACTCCCTactttccctctctatctctccttttgCTGAAAGAGTGATTAGTTTACTCTCCTCTCCATTCCATCCTCTGGCAATATGGCAACTGTCACAAAAAGGCCATTACTCCCTTTATGACTCTTGACAGTTTGAGAGGGCCTGCCATCACACCTCTCCACTCCCTTTCTCCTCtattgctctgtctctctttgtcaagTTATAGTTGACCACTGATCTAATGTGGACGGAGGCAAACAAAAGGAATAAAGAGAAACGGTTGGGTAGTATGTTCACTGAATATGATAAACTATTTTCTGTCtatgaaggaaaaagaaatgttgattGGTCCAGTATTTGCCAACCTTGTGCCACCAGTATATGAGAAACAGGAACACAAGCAGATACCCGAAATACATGGAAAATGTACGTCAGCAGAATAGCTACCATGATAAACCTTTACAGTTGAATTGTAAGGTAGAAAAAGAAaggtgtgacagaaagagaacaatgGTATTATTACATGGAAGttgtacagcaaaaaaaaaaaaccccacacaccagTGTAGGTGGGGGAAGAAACAAACTTGTGTTGCAAGCAAAAGTAATCCTGTCATTGTCAAAGGCGAGGTGTGTctctctgaaagagaaataaagagcaagaggaagaggaggtagAACCAACATTAACACAGGAACATCTCCCACCCTTACAGCAGACATTGGATCAGAGCCTGGCCAGTGACAGAGAATCACAATACAGAGAGGAAGACCAGAGGAGAGGTTTGCACAAATCTGCcactcagagaggaagagagttcAGTGCCAGGGTCAAAATTAGGAAGAGAGGTTCAGCCACATTTACAGCATAGAGATGCCATGATCAGTGATTGTGATAACATAGAATAtgatatgtgtatatgtgggtgcTAAAGTATGGTGATATTAAGAGTGTTTTGAACAAAAATTGGGAGTACGCCAGTGTTACTGTTAGACTCAGGTAAGTTCATTAGTTTCAAGAAAATAAACCATACCTTTGACTTGGCAGCTTCACTTTTTTAACCTCATAAGTGAAActtctaaccccccccccccctctctctttctctctctctccctccctccctgtttctatctttctctcacGTACTGAGGAGAGGTGTAGAGGGCTTGATTAAAATAGGTGTCAGACAGAGCAAGGACACAGGCGGAACAGGCCTGCTGTGATTTAGAGAAAGACTGAGCTGACAGTCCCCCCACAGTCTgtcaaagagcagaaaaaaaacacccctctACCATTTAACAGGGGccttacacgcacacagatacacatacccAATGACAGACAAGTGTTTACATAGCTTCTAGTaggtaaatgtatgtgtgcagacTTACAGAGTAAGACAAGCTGCACGTACTCCAAATGTGTCAACATTTTTGTATACTTATTTTTGCAGTCTTATCCAGATAGTAATCCACTGGGTCTTCCTGATGATAAAACAGGATGAGCAAAATTGTGTGTGGacatggaggaagagagagagagagagagagagagagagacagagagcatcaTTATTGTCCATCCATGTCTGTGTTGATAAGGTTGTAATACATCTTCTCTTTCCTGCTTGGGTGGGGTGTTAATGACCAACATCAAACCTCAAGGGTCAAGGCTGTGTGCAACATTTACAGTGGTCTACAGTTCTAAAGATCACACAGGCAAAAAGGATCTCTTCCCTACTTTACTCTTTCAAGgatagaaaaaagagagagtgtctctcactgtctgctgTAGACTACTCTTCTGCAAAATCACTTAACTTACTTGTTGCAAAAATGCTTAACCTTTAGCCCATGAACATATGACTACCCGTGAATTCCCTCCCGCACTAACTGACTACTCCGATGTATTCCTAAATGAATCGACAATGTCCATTCCCTGTTTCTATGTGTGAGATTAGTCGTATCCCAACACTTTGCACCATATGCAGCACTGGCTGTAAATAATGGGGGAAAAGTAACAGTTGACCATAATACTTATTGAGAGGAGAGATAAATGGATTGGAAGCTTATTTCCACAACTGGGCGAACAGGATGTGAAAAATCCATTGTGACAGGATATTCTGATATGATAATAAGCATAGGCATAAAtctgatgaaaaataaactgttgtGAATGAGAGTTAGCTTTGCCCCCGGAGTCTTATCTTAATTGTCATCTCTGGTGATCCATATTTACTTAGTAGGGCCATTTCCCCTGTGTAGACTTAGTGAGCTTTACATGAGGCTTTGGCAGTGTATGGGGGGCAGATTTGGAGATAGGTGTTGAATCAACAGGAAGTGTCCTGCCTACGGACCGGACAGAGGAATggttttatctttcttttttttctctctctctctctttctgccttaGTTAGTTTCATctcatcactctttttttcctgcttggACCTCCTTATTCTCTATCTTGTTCTtcaatttctcctttttttcctctttgcccACCCAGTTCTCTCCTGATtcagtctctcctcttctctctctctctctctctctctgtctgtgtgttaggcCGTACCCCTCCTCGTGACCTGTGTATGCCTGTCATTATTCACCCTGACACTTTAATCAGAGAGCTCAACTGCACGAAGCATCCTCCCCATATCCCtcccctcctgtctgtctcatccCTCCTTCTGTAAATcaacatccatctctctctttctctctcccccagtctctcactccttcactctctctccaattCAGTCTGTCCGTCATTCCATGCATACAAGATTGCAAAGCTCTCTTGCATGTTGAACACTGATCATTCTTTTAATAACCTCTCTACAGCGTGTCACCCCTCCCTgagccctctctccctctctgtcacttctCTCTATCAGATTTTGTGAGGTTCTGTTTCACTTGGGGTGTGACAGTTGCCTAAACACACCCTTTACATTTTCACCAGCATCTGTGCTTCTAATAAGCTGCATGATAGACGCTTTACAGTTTTGAGGAAATATCTGTTTGCACCCATTGAAAAAACATGCTTTGGAAATTGTGATGGGAAATGGTCAGTAGTTTAATCTTgacttcagaaagagagagagacacagagccaTAAATCTATGATTTTGAGCCCAAATCAACTATTTCTTTCAATTTAGTTAAACAGCGGGGGATGTCTTGCTTTCTTCACGCTCTGTTCTTCCTGAAGGACAAGTGTAGCCTTTCACCAGCATAAAATTTAATTAACCAGATTGCGTAAGATTTTGCTAAACGCTGAAACTGCCGTGACTGTCGGAGAACTGATGGAAAAAGTCAGGGAATTGCTGCTACAATTACTGGCAAACACTTCTTGCAGCACTGAGGGCAGATGAGGGGCAGAACATCAATCTTCATCGGGTCAATCATATCTGAGAAAGAAATGCTGAATATTAATTGTCTTAGACTAAACTCATGGAGGAACATGTATACACATGaaaatatacgtgtgtgtgtgtgtgtgtgtgtgtgtgtgtatgtatgtgtacgtatAAACATGTCATATATGCTTTTCTTTATACAATAGATCTTACATTTTTGTTGCACTCTAACTGTCTATAATCATTTGCCCAATAACAATAGCTAATGTCAACAACTGTTGCCATTACTGTTGTGGTAAACCCAACATCATACATAATAAAACTGAGTGGTCAtgcaacaaacacataaaatccCATCAACAAATCCTTAAAAATATTCTGGACCTTCTGTCTTAATTTAGGGCCTGTTTCCAGACACCTGGCCATTGCCCCAACCTTCTGCATGCCCATCTAAGGGACAATTACTTGCGTCATTCCAGTGGCAGACTCCTGGGTGACATCCCTCATCCCAACCCCCTGTCTCTTTAACTGTGTTTAATGGCTGAAGAGGAGTGGGGTCACCGTGGTAACCGCAGCCTCTGCCTAAGGACCTCATCTGGTCAAATTGGTGTCTGGGTTGTGCCGGCAAGATCTCACAAGATCTAATGCCACAGATCTCAGCTGATATTTAGCAGCTTTGTCACCCTGAAGTgtacatttgtctgtgtgtgtgtgtgtgtgtgtgtgagttcaggTGGATGTTAACTGACGTGTTagagggggaggagagtgtTTCTTCAGCTGATGAGGTTAATCTCTTCTTTGTCAGATTAGAGATATGTATTTTAATTTCAATGTTTAAATTtaagactgacaaaaaaaaacagcaatcacTTCAAGTCTGCACATCTGCAAAGATATGCCAGGAATAACATTAATACACCAGTAATTCACTCCTTTGATTTCAAGAAGAAGATtcaacagataaaacacacatatgactGGTTTTCCAGACGCAGATTAAGCCTCATCCAGGGGTGAAAAAGGATTTTCAATGGACAATACCCATGAACATCAAAATTTAGTTCATGACGAGGCTTAATCTGTATCCAGGAAACCACCCACACATAATTCACACATGCCCTTCTTTGTTTAGTGAAGGACTGGATTTCTCTCAGGATTGGTAACATGGAACCTGATTTCTGTGTACTGTTGACTGAAGCTGAAGAGGGAGTATTAACTTTAACTTCCCTTGTTCAAAAAGGGTCACTAGAATTTTGGAATACACAACCCTTTTTTGCTCTGGGGCTCCctctgaaactctctctctaaaccaAACATGTATGAACATTAGAGTACAAAATATTGAgtagagggagatagagagagagagagagagtgaaagagagagagagagagagagagagatacagaaagacagacacagacagacagcagtcaTGTATATATTGTGTGATCTGTACACTATATGATAATGCAGAATGATGGATACAAGATAGatagtgaaaaagaaaatgtaaaagacCGCAGCATGGATAGTGTTTATTTGggtaaacactgtgtgtaacaTTTAGTGTGTCTACCAATTGTCATtgtcatagacacacactcacactacatcAGCAGACAGGGAACATGTCTGCTTTGTGGAACTATAATATTTATCTGTCTCCTTCTATTCTTTACTTTATcggtctctctttgtctctctctctctctgtctctctctctctctctctctctctctctctctctttctcatacccTTGCTCTCATAGCTCTGGTCTGCTGACTATTATCAAAAAGGAAATGGTTCTGAGAGGCATCCTGTCCCAGATACGTGCTGAATGATAAcagggagaggacagaaagagagacttttttttatgaaatattcagcAGATGCTGGCTAAGGCTTACCCCAACACAACTTCAATTTTTTATAAAGGATTTTATCGGAGAGACATGCCACAATATATGTTTGTGATTTAAGTGTCTGCGCAGGCATTTGAAATGTCTTCTCCCTGTTTGTACTTCagttaattttgttttcctACCATGAGGataaatcaaactgaaagactTACCATGTTAGAAATCATTTCACTGGGGCATTTTACAAGCACCGTCAGTGTCACCCAGATGC includes the following:
- the nsfl1c gene encoding NSFL1 cofactor p47, whose translation is MADHDESVREFVAVTDVDEERARFFLESAGWDLQLALASFFEDGAEDDIVTLPQPETGPVSRSSGPSEHRVTSFRDLMHEEEEESDEEEGQRFFAGGSERSGQQIVGPPKKKSSNEVIEDLFKGAKEHGAVPVDKAGKPGESSRAKPFVGGGYRLGAAPEEESAYVAGERRPSRGSQDVHVVLKLWKTGFSLDDGDLRNYSDPGNASFLESIRRGEIPLELRQRSRGGQVNLDMEDHRDEDFSKPKAAFRAFTGEGQKLGSATPELVSAHRMMGGQEDQTANEAQASASVTVDNSQPVTNIQIRLADGGRLVQKFNHTHRVSDVRQFIVSARPAMAAAEFVLMTTFPNKELTDENQTLKDANLLNAVIVQRLK